The following coding sequences are from one Paenibacillus sp. JDR-2 window:
- the rpoB gene encoding DNA-directed RNA polymerase subunit beta: MRGEVKLAGQLVQYGRRTRRSYARINEVLEVPNLIEIQQKSYEKFLDNDLLELFQDISPIQDFTGNLSLEFIDYSLGEPKYSVDESKERDVTYAAPLRVKVRLFNKETGEVKEQEVFMGDFPLMTETGTFIINGAERVIVSQLVRSPSVYFSTKVDKNGKKTYTATVIPNRGAWLELETDAKDIMYVRIDRTRKIPVTVLLRALGFGTDAEILELLGHDEYIRNTLDKDNTDSTEKALIEIYERLRPGEPPTLDNAKSLLVARFFDPKRYDLANVGRYKINKKLHIKNRLFNQRLAETLVDPGTGEIIAEAGQMIDRRLLDEILDKLEKNVGFKTYHVANGVLDADSIPLQAISVYSPLDDAKVIKVISNGVIDKSVKHITPADIISSINYFINLLHGVGNTDDIDHLGNRRLRSVGELLQNQFRIGLSRMERVVRERMSIQDANAITPQALINIRPVIASIKEFFGSSQLSQFMDQTNPLAELTHKRRLSALGPGGLTRERAGFEVRDVHHSHYGRMCPIETPEGPNIGLINSLSTFARINEYGFIEAPYRWVDPKTGVVTEQISYLTADEEDNYVVAQANAKLTEEGNFVDDSVIVRYNKQADNILTMPSERVDYMDVSPKQVVSVATALIPFLENDDSNRALMGSNMQRQAVPLLIPKAPLVGTGMEHKSAKDSGVCIVSKYDGVIERASANEIWLRRTEILDGKQVVGDLVKHKLHKFMRSNQGTCINQRPLVRKGDVIKKGDILADGPSTEQGELALGRNVVVAFMTWEGYNYEDAILLSEKLVKEDVYTSIHIEEYESEARDTKLGPEEITRDIPNVGEDALKNLDERGIIRVGAEISAGDILVGKVTPKGVTELTAEERLLHAIFGEKAREVRDTSLRVPHGTDGIVVDVKVFTRENGDELPPGVNQLVRVYIAQKRKISEGDKMAGRHGNKGVIARIMPEEDMPFLPDGTPVEVVLNPLGVPSRMNIGQVLEVHLGMACKRLGLHAATPVFDGAREYDVFDTMEEAGMQRNGKTILYDGRTGESFEREVTVGVMYMIKLAHMVDDKIHARSTGPYSLVTQQPLGGKAQFGGQRFGEMEVWALEAYGAAYTLQEILTVKSDDVVGRVKTYESIVKGENVPEPGVPESFKVLIKELQSLGMDVKILTENEEEIEMKEIDDEDDGTSDKLNLNLEGAEAGAE; the protein is encoded by the coding sequence ATGAGGGGTGAGGTTAAGTTGGCAGGACAACTTGTTCAGTATGGTCGGCGCACGCGGAGAAGTTACGCCCGGATCAACGAGGTGCTGGAAGTCCCGAACCTGATTGAAATCCAACAAAAATCGTACGAAAAATTCTTGGATAACGACTTGCTTGAGTTGTTCCAGGATATTTCGCCGATTCAGGACTTTACGGGCAATCTATCGCTTGAGTTTATCGACTATAGCTTGGGCGAACCGAAATATTCGGTCGATGAATCAAAGGAACGCGATGTGACGTACGCTGCTCCACTACGCGTTAAAGTACGGCTCTTCAACAAAGAAACCGGCGAAGTGAAGGAACAAGAAGTGTTCATGGGCGACTTCCCGCTGATGACAGAGACCGGTACGTTCATTATTAACGGGGCGGAACGTGTTATTGTCAGCCAGTTGGTTCGATCCCCAAGTGTGTACTTCAGCACGAAGGTTGATAAGAACGGGAAGAAAACATACACGGCAACGGTAATTCCGAATCGCGGAGCTTGGCTCGAGCTTGAGACGGATGCTAAGGACATCATGTACGTTCGTATTGACCGGACCCGGAAAATACCGGTGACGGTGCTTTTGCGCGCTCTTGGCTTCGGAACCGACGCTGAGATCTTAGAATTGCTCGGCCATGACGAGTATATTCGCAACACGCTGGATAAAGACAACACAGATTCGACGGAGAAAGCGTTAATTGAAATCTATGAACGCCTTCGTCCAGGCGAACCGCCTACTTTGGACAATGCGAAGAGCTTGCTTGTAGCTCGTTTCTTTGATCCAAAACGTTACGACCTGGCTAATGTCGGCCGTTACAAAATAAACAAAAAGCTTCACATTAAGAACCGTCTGTTTAATCAACGTCTTGCTGAGACGCTGGTAGATCCAGGTACAGGCGAGATCATTGCAGAAGCAGGCCAAATGATTGACCGCCGTCTGCTGGATGAGATCCTCGACAAGCTGGAGAAAAACGTCGGTTTCAAAACATACCATGTTGCTAATGGTGTGCTGGATGCGGACAGCATTCCTCTTCAAGCGATCAGCGTGTATTCACCGCTTGATGACGCGAAGGTTATCAAAGTCATCTCGAATGGCGTTATTGATAAATCCGTTAAGCATATTACGCCGGCGGACATTATTTCGTCCATTAACTATTTCATTAACCTCCTTCACGGAGTAGGCAATACAGACGATATCGACCATCTGGGTAACCGTCGTCTGCGCTCTGTAGGTGAATTGCTTCAAAATCAATTCCGTATCGGTCTTTCCCGTATGGAACGCGTTGTTCGCGAAAGAATGTCGATTCAGGATGCTAATGCAATTACGCCTCAAGCCTTGATTAACATTCGCCCTGTAATCGCATCGATTAAAGAGTTCTTCGGTTCCTCGCAGCTGTCGCAGTTCATGGACCAAACGAACCCGTTGGCAGAATTGACGCACAAACGTCGTTTGTCTGCACTCGGTCCGGGTGGTCTGACGCGTGAGCGCGCAGGCTTCGAAGTACGTGACGTCCATCACTCCCACTACGGGCGTATGTGTCCAATCGAAACGCCAGAGGGCCCGAACATCGGTCTGATCAACTCCTTGTCGACGTTTGCCCGCATTAACGAGTACGGCTTCATCGAAGCTCCTTATCGTTGGGTAGATCCGAAGACAGGCGTCGTTACCGAGCAAATCTCGTATTTGACGGCTGACGAAGAAGATAACTACGTTGTTGCGCAAGCGAACGCGAAGCTGACTGAAGAAGGCAATTTTGTAGACGACAGCGTAATCGTTCGTTACAACAAACAAGCAGATAACATCCTGACTATGCCAAGCGAACGTGTAGACTACATGGACGTATCGCCGAAGCAGGTCGTATCGGTTGCGACAGCGCTCATTCCTTTCTTGGAAAATGACGACTCCAACCGTGCGCTCATGGGATCCAACATGCAACGTCAGGCCGTGCCGCTTCTTATTCCTAAAGCACCACTTGTTGGTACAGGGATGGAGCACAAGTCGGCAAAAGACTCCGGTGTATGTATTGTATCCAAGTATGACGGTGTTATTGAACGTGCATCCGCGAATGAAATTTGGCTTCGCCGGACAGAGATTTTGGACGGTAAGCAAGTTGTTGGCGATCTTGTAAAACATAAACTGCATAAGTTTATGCGCTCTAACCAAGGAACATGTATTAACCAACGTCCGCTTGTTCGCAAAGGCGATGTGATCAAGAAAGGCGATATCCTCGCTGACGGCCCATCGACAGAGCAAGGCGAATTGGCGCTTGGCCGTAACGTTGTCGTTGCGTTCATGACTTGGGAAGGCTACAACTATGAGGATGCTATTCTTCTTAGCGAGAAGCTTGTGAAAGAGGATGTATATACCTCGATTCACATAGAGGAATATGAATCCGAAGCACGTGATACGAAGCTTGGACCGGAAGAAATTACGCGCGACATTCCGAATGTCGGCGAAGATGCGCTCAAGAATCTCGACGAACGCGGTATCATCCGTGTTGGTGCAGAGATTAGCGCAGGCGATATCCTTGTTGGTAAAGTAACGCCTAAAGGCGTAACGGAGCTGACGGCGGAAGAACGCCTCCTTCACGCGATCTTCGGTGAGAAGGCTCGTGAAGTTCGTGATACATCGCTTCGCGTACCGCATGGTACCGACGGTATCGTTGTAGACGTTAAAGTATTTACTCGTGAGAACGGCGATGAACTGCCACCAGGCGTGAATCAGCTGGTTCGTGTATATATTGCTCAAAAACGTAAAATTTCCGAAGGCGACAAAATGGCAGGACGTCACGGTAATAAAGGGGTTATCGCCCGCATTATGCCGGAGGAAGATATGCCGTTCTTGCCAGACGGCACACCAGTTGAAGTCGTATTGAACCCACTCGGCGTACCATCGCGGATGAACATCGGTCAGGTGCTCGAAGTCCATCTGGGTATGGCTTGTAAGCGTCTTGGTCTCCATGCGGCAACGCCGGTATTCGACGGCGCGCGTGAGTATGACGTATTCGATACGATGGAAGAAGCCGGCATGCAGCGTAACGGTAAAACGATTCTGTACGATGGACGTACAGGCGAATCGTTTGAGCGTGAAGTTACGGTTGGCGTCATGTACATGATCAAACTGGCGCACATGGTCGACGATAAAATCCATGCCCGCTCGACGGGTCCTTACTCTCTCGTTACGCAGCAACCATTGGGCGGTAAAGCTCAATTCGGCGGCCAGCGCTTCGGTGAGATGGAGGTTTGGGCACTCGAGGCCTACGGCGCAGCCTACACGCTTCAAGAGATTCTTACCGTCAAATCCGACGACGTGGTCGGCCGCGTGAAGACGTACGAATCGATCGTGAAGGGCGAGAACGTTCCGGAACCAGGCGTTCCGGAATCGTTCAAAGTATTGATCAAAGAGCTTCAGTCCCTTGGTATGGACGTTAAGATCCTCACCGAGAATGAAGAAGAGATCGAAATGAAAGAAATCGATGATGAAGATGACGGAACAAGCGATAAGCTTAACCTCAACTTAGAAGGTGCCGAAGCCGGCGCTGAATAA
- a CDS encoding class I SAM-dependent methyltransferase: protein MSDHYYSQTPGVKHDRQIHEANLRGYSLRFMTDAGVFSKSGVDYGSRVLLDALVLAPSAQVLDVGCGYGPIGLTAAKLAPEGHVTMIDINERAVELSKENAKLNGVSNVTIVQSDIYESVKNNRYDVILTNPPIRAGKQVVHRIFEEGYNLLNPGGKMWVVIQKKQGAPSAEAKLESLFGDVEEVTKDKGYRIFLATKSIA from the coding sequence ATGTCAGACCACTATTACTCTCAAACTCCGGGAGTGAAGCATGATAGGCAAATACATGAGGCGAACCTTCGAGGCTATTCGCTGCGATTTATGACGGATGCCGGCGTTTTCTCCAAATCAGGTGTCGATTATGGCAGTCGTGTGCTGCTGGATGCGCTCGTTCTTGCGCCATCTGCTCAAGTACTCGATGTCGGGTGCGGTTACGGGCCCATCGGATTAACTGCGGCGAAGCTTGCACCGGAGGGGCATGTAACCATGATCGACATTAATGAACGTGCGGTTGAGCTATCAAAAGAGAATGCGAAGCTTAATGGCGTTTCTAATGTTACGATTGTCCAAAGCGATATCTATGAATCGGTGAAGAATAACCGTTATGACGTGATCTTGACCAACCCTCCTATCAGGGCGGGCAAACAGGTTGTCCATCGTATTTTTGAAGAGGGGTACAATCTATTAAATCCCGGCGGCAAGATGTGGGTTGTTATTCAGAAGAAGCAAGGTGCGCCATCGGCGGAAGCCAAGCTGGAATCGCTATTTGGCGATGTAGAAGAGGTAACGAAGGATAAAGGCTACAGGATATTTTTAGCAACTAAATCTATTGCTTGA
- the rplL gene encoding 50S ribosomal protein L7/L12 — protein sequence MSKEQILEAIKVMTVLELNDLVKAIEEEFGVTAAAPVAVVAGGAAEVAEQTEFDVILNNAGASKINVIKVVREITGLGLKEAKDLVDGAPKAIKEKVAKEEAEAVKAKLEEAGAAVEVK from the coding sequence ATGTCTAAAGAGCAAATCTTGGAAGCAATCAAAGTTATGACTGTTCTTGAACTGAACGATCTTGTTAAAGCAATCGAAGAAGAATTCGGCGTTACTGCTGCTGCACCAGTTGCAGTTGTTGCAGGCGGCGCAGCAGAAGTTGCTGAGCAAACTGAATTCGACGTTATCCTTAACAACGCTGGCGCTTCCAAAATCAACGTAATCAAAGTTGTTCGCGAAATCACAGGTCTTGGCCTGAAAGAAGCGAAAGACCTGGTTGACGGCGCTCCAAAAGCAATCAAAGAAAAAGTAGCTAAAGAAGAAGCAGAAGCAGTAAAAGCTAAGCTTGAAGAAGCTGGCGCTGCTGTAGAAGTGAAGTAA
- the rplJ gene encoding 50S ribosomal protein L10: MANVKIIQEKQQAVEEITAKLRESSSTVVADYRGLNVAQVTELRKQLREAGVEFQVLKNSLVRRATEAAELSDLNSILVGPTAIAFSVNDAVAPAKILNDFAKKNDALKLKGGVVEGKVVGAQEIKALAELPSREGLLSMLLSVLQAPMRNFALAVKAVGEQKEAQA, translated from the coding sequence TTGGCTAACGTTAAAATCATCCAAGAGAAACAACAAGCGGTTGAAGAAATCACAGCGAAGCTTCGTGAGAGCTCCAGCACTGTTGTTGCTGACTACCGCGGATTGAACGTTGCGCAAGTAACTGAACTTCGTAAACAACTGCGCGAAGCAGGTGTTGAGTTCCAAGTTCTGAAAAACTCGCTCGTTCGCCGTGCGACTGAAGCTGCGGAATTGTCCGATCTGAACAGCATTCTGGTTGGTCCTACAGCCATTGCTTTCAGCGTCAACGATGCTGTAGCACCAGCGAAAATCTTGAACGATTTCGCTAAAAAGAACGACGCTCTGAAACTTAAAGGCGGCGTTGTTGAAGGTAAAGTAGTAGGTGCACAAGAGATTAAAGCACTGGCGGAACTTCCGTCCCGCGAAGGCTTGCTCTCCATGCTCCTCAGCGTCCTGCAAGCTCCAATGCGCAACTTCGCGCTTGCGGTTAAAGCAGTCGGCGAGCAAAAAGAAGCACAAGCTTAA
- the rplA gene encoding 50S ribosomal protein L1, with protein MAKHGKKYVEAAKLINSEATYESLEAIELVKKAATAKFDESVEVAVRLGVDPRKQDQAVRGVVVLPHGTGKTKRVLVFAKGDKAKEAEAAGADFVGDSDMINKIQQGWFEFDVCVATPDMMAEVGKLGRILGGKGLMPNPKAGTVTFDVTKAVQEIKAGKIEYRLDKAGQIHAPIGKVSFDAEKLNENLKSLIDALNRAKPAAAKGVYLKNISVSSTMGPGARVNAAVYR; from the coding sequence ATGGCTAAACACGGCAAAAAGTATGTAGAAGCTGCTAAGTTGATTAACAGCGAAGCTACTTACGAGTCTTTGGAAGCAATCGAGCTTGTGAAGAAAGCCGCTACAGCAAAATTCGACGAGTCCGTTGAAGTAGCTGTGCGTCTGGGCGTTGACCCTCGTAAACAAGACCAAGCGGTTCGTGGCGTTGTTGTACTTCCGCATGGTACTGGTAAAACTAAACGCGTTCTGGTATTCGCTAAAGGCGATAAAGCAAAAGAAGCAGAAGCTGCTGGCGCTGATTTCGTAGGCGATTCCGACATGATCAACAAAATCCAACAAGGCTGGTTCGAATTCGACGTCTGCGTAGCAACGCCGGACATGATGGCTGAAGTTGGTAAACTGGGTCGTATCCTCGGCGGTAAAGGCCTTATGCCTAACCCTAAAGCGGGTACGGTAACATTCGACGTTACTAAAGCTGTTCAAGAAATCAAAGCTGGTAAAATCGAATACCGTCTTGATAAAGCAGGTCAAATCCATGCTCCAATCGGCAAGGTTTCCTTCGACGCAGAGAAACTTAACGAAAACCTTAAGTCTCTGATCGACGCTTTGAACCGTGCTAAACCGGCAGCAGCTAAAGGGGTTTACCTGAAAAACATTTCCGTTTCTTCGACAATGGGCCCTGGCGCTCGCGTAAACGCAGCGGTTTACCGTTAA
- the rplK gene encoding 50S ribosomal protein L11: MAKKVIKMVKLQVPAGKANPAPPIGPALGQAGVNIMAFCKEFNARTADQAGLIIPVVITVFEDRSFTFETKTPPAAVLLRVAAGIEKGSGEPNKKKVATVKRSKVREIAEQKMPDLNAASVEAAMLMIEGTARSMGVTIVD; the protein is encoded by the coding sequence ATGGCAAAAAAGGTTATCAAAATGGTCAAACTGCAAGTTCCTGCAGGTAAAGCTAATCCGGCTCCGCCGATTGGTCCAGCACTTGGTCAAGCAGGCGTTAACATTATGGCGTTCTGTAAAGAATTCAATGCTCGTACTGCAGATCAAGCGGGATTGATTATCCCGGTTGTTATCACAGTGTTTGAAGACCGTTCCTTCACTTTCGAAACTAAAACTCCACCGGCAGCAGTATTGCTCCGCGTTGCAGCAGGTATCGAAAAAGGTTCCGGTGAACCAAACAAAAAGAAAGTTGCTACGGTTAAACGTTCGAAAGTTCGTGAAATCGCCGAGCAAAAAATGCCCGACCTGAATGCGGCTTCCGTTGAGGCAGCGATGCTTATGATTGAAGGTACTGCACGCAGCATGGGTGTTACTATCGTTGACTAA
- the nusG gene encoding transcription termination/antitermination protein NusG: MEKRWYVVHTYAGYENKVKANLERRLESMGMEDKIFRVLVPMEEEVVEKDGKKKTVQRKVYPGYVLVEMVQTDDSWYVVRNTPGVTGFVGSTGSGSKPIALMPDEVEQILKHMGMEEPKPKIEFDLKETVRVKVGPFADFVGTVEEILLDKSKLKVHVNMFGRETPLELDYTQVEKI, translated from the coding sequence ATGGAAAAAAGATGGTATGTCGTACACACTTACGCCGGTTATGAGAACAAAGTGAAAGCCAATTTGGAGCGTCGCCTCGAATCGATGGGCATGGAAGACAAAATCTTTCGCGTTCTGGTTCCGATGGAAGAAGAAGTGGTAGAGAAGGACGGTAAGAAAAAGACTGTTCAACGTAAAGTCTACCCCGGCTACGTCCTCGTGGAGATGGTTCAAACTGACGATTCATGGTATGTTGTTCGCAATACGCCGGGCGTCACAGGATTTGTAGGGTCAACCGGTTCTGGTTCCAAGCCAATTGCGCTTATGCCAGACGAAGTAGAACAAATTCTGAAGCATATGGGCATGGAAGAGCCTAAGCCGAAGATTGAATTCGACCTGAAGGAAACCGTGCGCGTCAAAGTAGGTCCTTTTGCAGATTTCGTTGGTACAGTAGAAGAGATTCTGCTCGACAAATCCAAGCTTAAGGTACATGTCAACATGTTTGGCAGGGAGACCCCGCTTGAGCTGGACTACACTCAAGTGGAGAAGATATAA
- the secE gene encoding preprotein translocase subunit SecE, with protein MAFLAKLKQSFGTTFSFFADSWAELKKVRWPNRKELTSYSIVVLLTIAFVTIYFWLLDIGISSLVNLIV; from the coding sequence GTGGCATTTTTGGCTAAACTGAAGCAAAGCTTCGGAACAACGTTTAGTTTCTTTGCCGACAGCTGGGCAGAACTTAAGAAGGTTCGCTGGCCAAACCGTAAAGAGTTGACAAGCTATTCGATCGTCGTACTTCTAACGATCGCGTTTGTGACGATTTACTTTTGGCTTCTTGACATCGGGATCTCGTCTCTAGTTAATCTGATTGTTTAA
- the rpmG gene encoding 50S ribosomal protein L33: MRVIITLACTNCKQRNYASSKNKRNHPDRIELKKFCKFCNEQTPHRETR; encoded by the coding sequence ATGCGGGTAATAATCACGTTGGCATGCACAAACTGCAAACAGAGAAACTATGCGAGCAGCAAGAACAAACGCAATCACCCCGACCGCATCGAGTTGAAGAAGTTTTGCAAGTTCTGTAACGAGCAGACTCCTCATCGCGAGACGAGATAG
- the sigH gene encoding RNA polymerase sporulation sigma factor SigH, with translation MSIDLKKWSTLEYDCSSDEDIVEAVRNGDSLALEYLINKYKNFVRAKARSYFLIGADREDIVQEGMIGLYKSIRDFKGDKLASFKAFAELCITRQIITAIKTATRQKHIPLNSYVSLDKPIYDEDSDRTLLDVICGTRVSDPEELIINQEEFVGLEDKMSEILSDLERKVLMLYLDGRSYQEIAVDLDRHVKSIDNALQRVKRKLERYLEVRDLSG, from the coding sequence GTGAGCATCGACCTCAAAAAATGGAGTACGCTTGAGTATGACTGCAGTTCTGACGAGGATATCGTAGAAGCGGTTCGTAACGGCGACAGTCTGGCTCTTGAATATTTGATCAACAAATATAAGAACTTTGTCCGTGCCAAGGCGCGTTCTTACTTCCTTATCGGGGCCGATCGGGAAGATATCGTGCAGGAAGGCATGATCGGACTCTATAAATCTATCCGCGACTTTAAAGGGGATAAGCTTGCTAGCTTTAAAGCTTTTGCGGAGTTATGTATTACGCGGCAGATTATTACGGCCATAAAGACGGCTACCCGGCAGAAGCATATTCCTCTTAACTCTTATGTTTCTTTGGACAAGCCGATTTATGACGAAGATTCTGACCGTACTCTTCTTGACGTAATTTGCGGCACCCGGGTATCTGATCCGGAGGAGCTTATCATCAACCAAGAGGAATTTGTTGGTCTCGAGGACAAGATGTCCGAGATTCTAAGCGATCTGGAGCGAAAGGTGCTTATGCTGTACCTGGATGGCAGATCGTATCAGGAGATTGCCGTTGACCTTGACAGACATGTGAAGTCGATTGACAATGCGCTGCAGCGTGTTAAGCGCAAGCTCGAGCGTTACTTGGAAGTTCGGGATCTTAGTGGATAA
- a CDS encoding NYN domain-containing protein: MNRRNDILLVDGYNMIGAWPMLEKLKEIDLEEARDKLLDMLADYQGFSGMTVYVVFDAHQVPGLGATYRHHKLTIVYTKEKETADECIERLVTELTARRRNVFVATSDLVEQHVAFGKGALRLSARELLINIQQNRKQIELTLREDIPVKRNTLDGNLSLEVRTKLERLRRGGK, translated from the coding sequence ATGAACCGGCGCAATGATATTTTGCTGGTGGACGGCTATAATATGATCGGCGCCTGGCCAATGCTTGAGAAGCTGAAGGAGATTGATCTGGAGGAAGCGCGGGACAAGCTGCTGGATATGCTGGCCGATTACCAAGGCTTCTCGGGCATGACGGTATATGTTGTTTTTGATGCCCATCAGGTGCCCGGACTTGGCGCAACTTATCGGCATCACAAGCTTACGATTGTCTATACGAAAGAGAAAGAAACGGCAGACGAATGCATTGAGCGGCTGGTTACGGAATTGACGGCCAGACGGCGCAATGTATTTGTCGCCACCTCCGACCTTGTCGAGCAGCATGTCGCTTTTGGTAAAGGAGCACTCCGGCTGTCGGCTCGCGAGCTGCTAATCAATATTCAGCAGAATCGCAAGCAAATTGAGCTGACTTTGCGGGAGGATATACCGGTCAAGCGCAACACGCTCGACGGTAATCTCAGTCTTGAAGTGCGAACAAAGCTGGAGCGACTTCGTCGCGGCGGTAAATAA
- the rlmB gene encoding 23S rRNA (guanosine(2251)-2'-O)-methyltransferase RlmB, which produces MIAGKHPVMEALRSGRDINKIWIAEGAQKSLTQPIVAEAKQHGVIVQFVDKRKLDTMVEGVQHQGVVAQAAAFAYAEIEDLLARARELNETPFLLILDEIEDPHNLGSILRTAECTGVHGVIIPKRRSVGLTATVLKTSAGAAEHVPVARVTNLAQTIDRLKEEGVWVAGTDVSAPQDVYKTKFDLPLAIVIGNEGKGMGRLIKEKCDFLVKLPMHGRLNSLNASVAAGVLMYEVVRQRRSV; this is translated from the coding sequence ATGATTGCCGGCAAGCATCCTGTTATGGAGGCGCTTCGTTCCGGACGTGATATTAATAAGATCTGGATCGCGGAGGGCGCGCAGAAGAGCCTGACTCAGCCGATCGTGGCGGAAGCTAAGCAGCATGGCGTCATCGTGCAGTTTGTGGACAAGCGCAAGCTGGATACCATGGTGGAGGGCGTACAGCACCAAGGCGTTGTTGCGCAGGCTGCTGCTTTTGCGTATGCAGAGATTGAGGATCTGCTGGCGAGAGCCCGCGAACTGAACGAAACGCCGTTCCTGCTTATTCTCGATGAGATTGAGGATCCGCATAATCTAGGCTCCATTTTGCGTACGGCGGAATGCACCGGGGTCCATGGCGTTATTATTCCGAAGCGCCGTTCGGTTGGCTTGACGGCAACGGTGCTCAAGACATCCGCTGGCGCGGCCGAGCATGTGCCCGTAGCGCGGGTGACGAACCTTGCCCAGACGATCGACCGTTTGAAGGAAGAGGGCGTATGGGTAGCGGGCACGGACGTAAGTGCTCCGCAGGATGTATACAAGACAAAGTTCGATCTGCCGCTTGCAATTGTCATCGGGAATGAAGGTAAAGGCATGGGCCGCTTGATCAAGGAAAAATGCGATTTTCTTGTCAAGCTGCCGATGCACGGCCGTCTTAATTCCCTGAACGCATCCGTGGCAGCGGGCGTTTTGATGTACGAAGTGGTCAGGCAGCGCCGGAGTGTATAG
- a CDS encoding Mini-ribonuclease 3, translating into MNSNEREHASLSLEEAGQGGGAGAGLLFHRPSKKTQLINPVVLAYVGDSVFELLVRQYLVSLPNHKSHHLHKEATKIVSAKAQRKLLEKWQPMLTEEEADIVRRGRNTKSGAPPKNADPADYRQATALECLVGYLYYEGRIERLHELFAAAVAPQSEDHQEEKEGQA; encoded by the coding sequence TTGAACAGCAATGAACGAGAACATGCAAGCTTAAGCTTAGAGGAAGCGGGACAAGGAGGTGGAGCAGGAGCGGGGCTTCTGTTCCATCGTCCGTCCAAGAAGACGCAGCTCATTAATCCGGTTGTGCTCGCTTACGTAGGAGACAGCGTATTTGAGCTGTTGGTCCGGCAGTACCTGGTGTCGCTGCCTAATCATAAATCGCATCATCTTCACAAGGAAGCGACCAAGATCGTATCGGCGAAGGCGCAGCGCAAGCTGCTTGAGAAATGGCAGCCGATGCTGACGGAAGAGGAAGCGGATATCGTAAGGCGCGGCCGCAATACGAAATCCGGGGCACCGCCCAAGAATGCGGACCCGGCTGATTACCGGCAGGCTACCGCGCTCGAATGTTTGGTCGGCTATTTGTACTATGAAGGACGGATTGAACGTCTGCATGAATTGTTTGCGGCAGCAGTTGCGCCGCAGTCGGAAGACCATCAGGAAGAGAAGGAGGGACAAGCGTGA